The DNA segment ATCCGCCGAGCCTAGACCGTTTCCCACGACGCCCCGCTAGGGGCGTCGTCCGTTTCGATGCTGCGCAGCATTTTTCCTTTGCCTGAACAGGGAGTCCCTGCCTTGTGGCCTGTTGCAAGGGCTGTTGCGCTGCGTCATGCTGCCGCCATACGCGTTTAGAGCGAAGACTCAATGGCTGCGATCCGCATCATCAAGAAGTACCCCAACCGTCGTCTGTACGACACCGAGATCTCCAGCTACATCACCATCGAGGACGTGCGCCAGCTGATCGTCGACGGCGAGGATTTCGAAGTCCGCGACGCCAAGACCGGCAACGACCTGACCCGCACCGTGCTGCTGCAGATCATCAGCGAGCAGGAGCAGGATGGCGAGCCCGTCCTGTCCACCCAGTTGCTGAGCCAGATCATCCGTTTCTACGGCGACTCCCTGCAGGGCTTCATGGGCAACTACCTGGAGCGCAGCATGCAGCTGTTCATGGAGCAGCAGCAGCAGTTCCGCAGCCAGATGGGCAACCTGCTGGGCCAGACCCCGTGGACCATGATGAACCAGCTGACCGAGCGCAACCTCGAGCTGTGGCAGGAATTCCAGCGCAACCTTAGCGGCGGCCTGGGCCGCCCGACGACGGTCAAGCCGAAGGAACAACCGCAGCGCGAGACGCCTAAGACGCGCGCACGCTGAGACACCCTGTAGTGAAACCCGGCCCGCGCACCTTGCGCGGGCCTTTTTTTAGTCCGCGACACAGGAATTCTTCATGACACAACGCATCGCGGTAGTCACCGGTGGCTTGGGCGGCCTGGGCCTGGCCATCAGCCAGGCACTGGCACGTGCAGGACGCAAAGTGGTGGCCGCCGACCTTCCTGCCGCCCCGGAGCGCCTTGAGCGCTTCCGCGCCGAAACTGCCGGCCTCGACATCGAACACGCCGCCGTTGACGTAGCCGACTTCGACGCTTGCGCTGCTTTCGTCCAAGGCGTCGAAGCGCAGCATGGCGCGCTCGACATCCTGGTCAACAATGCCGGCATCACCCGCGACGCCACCCTGCGTAAGATGGACAGGGCGCAATGGGATGCCGTGATAGGCGTGAATCTGGACAGCGTGTTCAATCTCTGTCGCCACGTCGTGGACGGCATGCAGGCGCGCAGCTTCGGTCGCATCGTCAACATCAGTTCGGTGAGCGGCCAGACCGGCAACTTCGGCCAGGTGAACTACGCCGCGGCCAAGGCCGGCCTGCACGGTTTCTCGATGTCGCTCGCACGTGAAGTCGCACGCAAGGGCGTCACCGTCAACAGCGTCTCGCCCGGCTACGTGGAAACCCCGATGACGGCCGCCATGCCGGGCGAAGTGCGCGAGCGTACCGTCGCCGCCGTCCCGGTGGGTCGCATCGGACAGCCGGACGACATCGCGCGCGCGGTCGCCTTCCTCACCGCCGACGACGCCGGCTACATCACGGGCGCGAACCTGCCGGTCAACGGCGGCCTGTTCATGAGTTTCTGACCGGAATCCCGGTCCCACGCCGACACACTCACCGAATCCACACGAGGCTCCCGCATGAAACTCACCCCTCCCACCTTCGGCGTCTGGCTGATCGCGCTGCTGCTCGGCGGCGGCGGCATCGCTGCCAAGTTCGGCTACGTGCCGGTACTGGCGCCGCACGCGTTCTGGCTGGTGGTCGCCGGCTTCGGCTTGCTGGTCGCGGCGACGGTCTTCAGCAAGCTCTGAACACACCGGCTATGCTTCCGGCGTCGATCGTCGGGAGTTCTGCATGAACCCGTTCGCGTGGTTTCTGGGCGATGTGCTGACCAGGCCGCGCCTCGTCGTCCCGATCTTGCTGGGAATCGCGGCAGGCGCAGCCCTGTTCCACCTGACGGGCAAGGAACCTTCGTCCGCCGCCATGGCGCTCGGTTGCGCGGCGTTCGGCCTGGTTATCGGATTCGTCCTGGAGTACCTGCGCGACGCGCCGCGCGAGCCGCTGGACTGACTCCTACTCCATTTCGAAGCGCTCGAACGCGATCTCCAGCGTTTCGAACAGCGTGTCGCCCAGCGCCGCGTCCATCGGTGAAGGCGTGTACGCCGCCGGTCGCGCGCGCAGGAAGCGCCAGCGCATCACCGGGTTGCCTTGCTCGTCCAGCAGCGTGATGGCGACCGTACGCCGAGCATCGCCGCCGTTGCGGGCCTCGTCCCACCACTGGTACCACGCCAGCGAACCGATCACGCCCCGGCGCAGCACCAGGTTGTCGTAGTGGGTCAGCGTGGACAGCTTGATGGCTTCCGGCGTCTTGTCGTTGCCGTTGCGGTATTCGTTGACCTGCAGCCGCGCTTCGGGGAACAGCACCTCGGCCACACCCCCGTCGGGCCCATCCCCCAGGCCGAGGTCGACGTGGAAGTTCATTCCGGCATACGGACGATCACGCTGTACGGGCATGGCAGGGGTTCCATGTGGGAAGGGAGGTGTACCCATGTTGGGAACACTCTCTTCCAACGCGATCCTTCGCGCTGAGAGGTCAGGCCGTGTTCGCCTGCCCGATCCACAACCGATTGCCGTCCGGATCGTCGATCCGGAACTCGCGCATGCCGTAGAACGTGGTATCCAGCGCGGGCACCTCCAGGCCGTTCGCACGCGCCTGCGCGTGGAAGGCCTCGAGATCATCGGGATACAGGTACAGCACGGCCCCGCGCGGCGCGTCCGGGTTCACGTTGATCGACTGGTCCAGCATCACGCGGCACTCGCCCCAACGCAGCTTCGCCCAGCCCCAATCGTCGCGTCGGTCCTCGACCGTGAAGCCCAACTGTTCGTAGAACGCGATCGCCCGCGGCAGGTGGCGGACGGGTTGCATGGGGATGATGTGGGACATGGACGTCGCTCCTTATGGCTCGCCCTACTCCGCCGCCCACACCACGTCGACACCTTCGGACTCGCCCACCGCCGTGCGCAGCAGCGCCACGAAATCGGTGCTGGCACCCAGGCTTTCCAGCGCATCGATGGCCGTGTGTTCGACGTAGTAGTCCTGGTCCTTGGAGGATTCCTCTTCCATGTAGTCCACCAGCATCTGGAAGTCCGCTTCCGAGATGTTGCCCAGCGTGCGGCCACTGTCCTTTTCCGACAAACGAATGCTCATGCGGTCTTCCCTTCCTCGAACGTTGGAGTGATTGTCAGCGTGGGGCGCTATCGGCGCCCTTGCGCAGAAAGGCGGCCAGCCCGCCCAGTTGCAGGCCCTGCACCTTGTCCACGACGGGCGCGAACGTGCTCATGTCGTCCGGCGTGTAGCCGCCGGCGCGGTACCACAGGGTGATGCGGGTGCCGCCTTTCTCTTCGACGAAGCGCCATTCCAGCGCGCCGTCCAGGCCCATGCCCTGCAACGGGCCGAGGCCGCCGGTCATGCGCATCAGCTTGCCCGGATCGGTAAAGGTCACCGTCATGTGCCAAGCCTGCTGCGCGCCATTGATCTCACAGAAGCAGCCGCCCACTTTGTCGCTGATGGACAGCTTCGATGCATCGCCCCACCAGGTGTGATCGGCTGGCCACCAGCGGCCGACATCGTTCACCAGCGCCGCATAGGCCACCTGCGGACTGACAGGCACCCATTCGGAGTTCTCGACGGTAAACCCATTCGGCTTCGCGTCCTTGATCGCCGCCTGCGCCGGTGCGCCGACCGTCGCGACGGCCAGCAGGAATGCGCCGGCCAGCGCCTTCACTTCGCCGCTCCCTGCGGGCAGAACTTGGCGCGGTACGCCATCGCCTTGGGCATCAGCTCGGTGAGGTTCTGGATACGCGTGCCGGGATTCGGGTGGGTGGACGAGAATTCCGGCGGGGCCTGGCCGCCGCTGGCTTCGCTCATGCGCTGCCACAGCGGCACGGCTTCCTCGGGGTTGAAGCAGGCGGCCGCGGCCAGCATCAGGCCCACTTCGTCGGCCTGTGTCTCGTGCTCGCGTGCATACGGCAGCAGGTAGCCGTAGCCCATCGCCGCCATGACCATCTGCTGCTGTTGCGGATCCATGCCGCTCATCGCCCCGGCCATCTGGCCGATCTGCGTCAGCTTCTGCTGCGACATGCGCTGGGCGCCGTGACGCAGCAGCGCGTGGGCGATCTCGTGGCCCATCACCACCGCCACGGCGTCGGCATTCTTCGCCACCGGGATCAGGCCCGTATAGACGGCCATCTTGCCGCCGGGCAGGCAGAACGCGTTGGCCTGGTCGGACTGGATGACGTTGACGTCCCATTCGAAGGACTTCCAGTTGCCGCTGGGCTGGGTGCCCTTCTCCGCCGCGATGGCGGCCTCGACCTCGGGGATTTTCGCGATCAGCCGCTGGGCGATGGTGCGCACCTGCTGGGCGATCTGCGAATTGGGATCGACCGGCTGCTCCTGCTGCAGGATTTCCTCATAGGCCTGCAGGCCCAGCGCCTTCTCTTCTTCCACGCCGATCGAGTTGTCGATCAGCACCTTCTCGCCGGTGTAGGGATCGACGACGCGGTTGTTCAGGTAATAGCAGCCGCCGTAGACCAGGAACCCCAGCAGGATGATCCAGCGGAGGTTGCCCAGTCCTCCGCCCCGCCGCCCGCCGCCCTGCCCGTACTGCGAGCGCCCGTAAGGATCTTGCCTCATCACCCTCTCCCTGGCGGCTAGATGCCGCGAACGACGCGGAAGCCCACCCGCGCATTAGTCATATCCGAATCCGATGACGAACGCCATGCGGCGCGCACCTGCGCCGGTGAACTGGCCCAGGAACCGCCACGCACCACCCGCGACCGGCAGCCGGGATTGAACCACGCCGCACCGTCCGCCGGCGCGCGGCGGTAACTGGCGTGCCAGCAGTCGCCGACCCATTCGCTGGTGTTGCCTTCGAGGTCCTTCAGCCCGAAGGCATTGGCGCGGAACCGGCCCACCCGTGCCGGCCCCCAGTAGCCGTCGCCATAGGCGACGAAGGCGTTGTTCCAGTTGCGACCGCTGGGGGAGCGATCGTTGCCCCCGGTCAGGTTTGCGACGCCGCGCGGGGGCTGGCCGTTGCCCCACGGATAACGGCCTTGCTGGCCGCCGCGCAGGGCGTATTCGTACTCGGCCTCGCTCGGCAGGCGGTAGCCGTGGCCGGTCTGGCCGGCCAACCACTCGGCGTAGGCTTCGGCGTCGTACACGCTGACGTGCAGCACCGGCATGTCGTCGCTGGCGGGGTCGCCGGCATAGTCGGATTGCCAGTCCACGCCGCTGCGCCGCACGAAGTTGCCGCTGCGCTCGTCGTAGACGACGGAATGACCGCGTCGGGTGGCGCGTGGTCGGTACTGGGTGGCTTGGACGAACCGGCGGAATTCGCCGACCGTCACCGCATGCCGCGCCATCGCGAACCCGCGATCGAACCGCACGTAATGCGCAGGCTTCTCTGCGTCGGCAGCGTCTGCCTCCTCCTCGGCGGCCCCCATCAGGAAGCCCCCATGCGGCACCACCACCATCTCCGGCCCGCGGCCACCATGGTGAAGCGCGTCGGTGAAAGCCTGACCCGGACGGAACAGCCCGTAGTACGTGGCCAGGTCGATGCGCTGGCGCAGATCGGCGGCAACGCGATTGCCGGGCTCCGCAATGCGCAGCACTTCGGCGAGCTTCACACGCGCCGCCTTGATCCCCTGCGGGGTGGCGATGTCGCGCACGCCGGCATCGCGCAGCTCGATGATGCGGGCGATACGGATGGCCTCCACGCGCACGCGGGCGTCAGCCACGGTCTGCGCGTCCTCGCGTATGCGGGCGGCGGCGTCGAGCCAACGCGCGGCGTTCACGAAGTCGCTGGCCTGGGCGGCGTCCTCGGCGCGGCGGATCAGCGCACTCTCCACCGCGGCCACGCCCTGCATCGCGCGAGGTTGGCCGGGCTTCCACTTCAATACTTCGCGGAAACCCGCCAGTGCGCCACCGCCCTCCTCGCCCAAGCGCTCTTCGCGCAAGGCGCGTTCAGCCGCCACGTTCAGGCGTGTGAGCTGATCGACATCGTCCACGCGCGCCAGGTAGGCGGTGACGGCCGGGTCGGCGGGCGCCAAAGTGCGCGCTACCGCGGCGATCTGGCGGGCGCGCCGCAAGGATTCGGTGCGATCTTCCGCGTGGCGCAGCGCCTGTGCACCCTGCTCCAGCAATGCGTCCAGGCAGCGCTCCAGGCCCGCCTTGGCACGCGCACCGGTCGGCTCAAGACGCTGCAGCGCAAGGTAGAGCGGGATCGCGTCATCGGGACCGTCAAACAGACGCCCCTCCGCCAGTGCGGCCGCGGCGCGCTGGCGCGCGTCGGTCGCGTGTTCGGCTGTCAGCGCGACGGCGGGCGCTCGCCACGTCAGTTCGTCCATGCCGCTGTCATCGCCGCTGACGGTGACGCGCGGCATGCGCACGCTGTCGCCGGCAGCCTGGCCCCCTTGCGGCGCGTCGTCGTCGCGCGAGCATGCGGCCAACCACGGCAACGAAATCAACAAGGCGAGAAGGAGCGCGCGCAAACATCCTCCGTGAAGGGAGCGACCGGCTCCCGTGAGAGAATGCCGGCCAACAGACCGGCACACGATACTGTCAGAGCCGGGACCTTGGGTTATTTTCACCCGACTGAGCAGACGACGCATCACGCGGAGATTACGTTGCCCCACTGGATAGACACCCCCGCTGCGCTGGATGCGCACCTGCAGCGCCGCCCTGCACGGATCGGCCTGGATACCGAGTTCGTCCGCGAACGCACCTTCTGGCCCCAACTCGCGCTGGTGCAGATCGCCCTCGACGATGACGTGCTGCTCGTCGACCCCTTGGCGCGGGGCATGACCGAAGCCTTGCGCCCATGGCTTGCAGACCCGTCGATCACCAAGGTGATGCACAGCGCCAGCGAGGACCTCGTGGCCTTCAAAGTGGCCTGCGGTGTGCTGCCCGCACCCCTCTTCGACACCCAGATCGCCGCCGCGCTGGCGGGCGTGGCGGCCGGCATCGGTTACCAGAAGCTGGTCGAGCGCGTGACCGGCGTGGTGCTGCCGAAGGGAGAAACGCGCTCGGACTGGTTGCGCCGGCCACTCAGCGAGTCGCAGCTGCACTATGCCGCCGACGATGTGCGCTACCTCTTCGCGGTGCACGACGCGCTGCGGACCGAACTGGTGTCCGCCGACCGCCTGGGCTGGCTGGAAGAAGACTGCGCGCGCTTCGTCGAGAACGCGGCACACGATGAGGGCGAACGCTGGCCGCACCTGTCGATGCGCAGCGCGCAGTTCTTGGATGCCCACGCACAGCGCCGACTGGTGCGTCTGCTGCGCTGGCGCGAGGTGCAAGCACGCGCCAGCGACAAGCCACGCAGTTGGATCCTCGACAACGAACTGGCAGTAGGCTTGGCGCGGACGCCGCCGATCGACAAGCCGGCGTTGTTGCGCTTCTTCGACACCCAGCCCAAGGCTCCGCGCAAGCTGGCGGACGCGATCTGGCAGGCCCTGGATACCCCGTTGGACGACGAAGCCGACATGCCAGTGGCCCGCAATGCGACTGACGGCGACAAGGCGCGCCTCAAGCGGCTGCAGGACGCCGTGGCTCAGCGCAGCAGCGAACTCGGGCTGCCCGACGGCGTGCTGGCATCGCGTCGCTACCTGGAAAGCCTGCTGGACTCGGGCCAGTGGCCGTCCGCGCTGAGCGGCTGGCGCCGGCGCGAACTGGAGCCGGTCCTGGCCCCCGTGCTAGACGGCACAGACTTGGCACAGCCAACGGCTGCGGGCTAGAATGGCGCCGCTCTTGTGGGGCCATAGCTCAGCTGGGAGAGCGCGTCGTTCGCAATGACGAGGTCGGGAGTTCGATCCTCCCTGGCTCCACCAAATACAAAAAGCCCCGCTCGCGCGGGGCTTTTTTTGTTTCCAAACGTCCAACGATCTGCAATGGACGCCCTTGCAACAGAACCCACACGACGGTCGTGCCGCCCCTTACGCAAGAAATGGGTTCGGCCTGAATGACCTCACCGCGCGCCTTTCTTCTCCTGCTTGTCTGCCCGCTTTTCCTTCAGCGTCTTGGCGGGCTTCTTCTTCTGCTCTTTCTTCTTGTCCAGGCCCTTGGCCATCTCAGTATCCTTTGGTGGGTGTCGACGACGGGATGATGGCATCTGGGTCGCACCGATGCGAGCGCCGGACGCAGCGGGGCCGGCATCCGGCGCAACGACGAGGTCAGGAGTTCGATCCTCCCTGGCCCACCCCCTACTAGGAAAGGTCGGGCGAATGCTCGCCTTTTCCTTTGCGCCACCTACCTCCGTCCAAAGAAAAAGCCCGCCGGCAGGACGCCGACGGGCTGGGAGAGCAAGGTATCGCGTGGATCAGAACTTGTAGTTGACGCCCAGCAGGTAGGTACGGCCCCACTCGACGTATTCCAGCGGACGGTCCTTGGTGCCGGCGTAGGTCTGGTAGGCCTCGTCGGTCAGGTTGCTGACCTGGAACAGGAAGCTCAGACCGCCCAGGGCATGGCCCTCAGGGAAGGAGTAACTGACCTGCGCATCGGTGAGGTCTTCGCCGACCACGTAACGCAGCGTGCGGTCGCCGTCGAAGTTGCCGATCTCGCCGATGAAGTCCGAACGCTTGCGCTGGCTGACGCGGGCTTCGAAACCGTTGCGCTCGTAGTAGACGGTCAGGTTGTAGGTACGCTCGGACAGGCCAGGCAGCATGATGTTCTGGCTGCCCACGCTGTTCGTCGAACCCGGCGGCGGCGGAATGGTGATGTCGCTGTCGTTGAAGCCGGCGCTGGCGACCACGCCGAAACCTTCCAGCGTATCGGTGAACAGATCCAGCGGTAGCGATGCGGTGAGCTCCAAACCCTTCAGCGTGCCACCCTTGCCGTTGTACGGTGCCGTGAAGCGGCCGGTGCTCTGCGTCGGCGGCTCACCCGGGCCCGGCACGTAGTCCACGAGGAAATCGCTGAAGTCGAACCCGTCGCGCGATTCGGTGTAGATGTAGGTACGCAGGTCCTTGTAGAAGAACGAGGCCGCCACGTAGGCCTTGGTGCCGAAATACTTCTCATAGGACAGATCGAACGCATAGGCACGCCACGGTTCCAGCTCCGGGTTGCCGCCGCTGCCGCCGGGCTCGCCGGTGGCGGTGTTCACGCCGAACTCCAGCGAGGCGCGGAGCTCGTCCACGCGCGGACGTGCGACCTGCTCGGCCAGGCCGACGCGGATCGTCTGTTCCGCCGGCAGCGAGAACGCCAGGTTCAGGCTGGGCAACACCTCGGTGTAGGTCTTGCCGCGCTCGACGGGCTGGACGTTGCTGCCGGCCGGCTGGGTGCTGTCCCAGTAGCGCGACTTCGACGACTGGTCCACGTGCTGGACCTGCACGCCGATGTTGCCGCGTACCGGCACCGAACCCCACTCGGTATCGATGTTGGCGCGGGCGAAACCGGTGGAGATCTTTTCGTTGACATCCCACGCCTTCGGGATCAGGTAGGACAGGTTGTCCACCGGATTGAAGGTCATGTAGCGCGCGACCGCGGCCGGCACGTTCCAGGACGGGATGTAGCCGATGCCGGCGAAGCGGAGGTCGACCAGGCCGTACTGCAGGTCGGATGCGATCAAGGTGATGCCCTGCGCACCGAGGTTGATGTTGCCCTCGGGCTGGCGCTTGGTCTTCTCGCGGTCGGCGTAGTTCAGGCCCACGTCGAGGTCGGAGAACCAGCCCAGCGCTTCCGGCAGCGGGAACGACGCCATCAGCTTGACGCCCTTCAACTCGTCTTCGACCTTCGGCGTCTTGCCATAACCCGAACCGTAGATCGTGTTGGCGAGGAAGAGCTGCGAAGGATCGGAGTAGTCGAAGCCCGGATTGATCTGAGAGAAGCCGCCCGAACGGAACGTCAAGCCCACCGAGTCCAGCTGCGGCGCAGGCAGGCGCTGGGTGTTGTTCTCGAGGCTGATCTCGTCGCGCTTGGTCTTCGACCAGCTGACGTCGGCGACCACGCGGACCGAACCGGCATTGAACTCGTTGTTCCAGCCGAACGCGTTGATCTCGTCTTCGCGGTAGTTGTACATGCCGCGCACCAGCGGGTACACGTTGTTGGCGGTGCCGCCGGTGAACGTGTTGTTGCCGTTGATGATGGGGTTGTCGACGTCCAGGCGACCGTAGTTGCCGTTGTAGTCGCCGATATGCACTTCGAACTGGTTCGCGGTGCTGACCTGCTCGGCTTCCGAATGGAACACGTCGAGGGTGCTGGTCCAGGCGTTGGACGGACGGAACTGGAACGTAGCCATCACGCCGTCGCGCTTGGTCTCGCCCGTGCGACGCAGCGCCTTGATGCCGTCGGAGTAGTACGTGCCTGCCGGCACACCCGGGCGCCAGTTGTCGCCGATCGCCTGCCACGGCTCGTACAGGCCTACCTGATTCTCCTGAATCGGCGTGGTCGCATGCGAGTAGCCGATCGAGAAGCCGAACGTGCGCGCTTCGTTCTGGGTGATGTAGCTCGCGTTGATACGCTCGCCGTAGGCGGACGCATCCGCCGCGTTGCCCAGCGAATTGCGCTGGCCACGGATGCCGACGGCGCCGACCGGCGCATCGAAACTCAGCGGGCGCACGGTCTGCATGTCGACGGTGCCGGACAGGCCCTGGCCGACGAGGCCGGCGTCGGGCGTCTTGTACACGGTCACGCCGCTGACGAGTTCGGACGGATACTGGTCAAACTCAACGCTGCGGTTGTCGCCGGTGCTGACCATCTCGCGGCCATTCAGCAGCGTGGTGGAGAAGTCGGGCGACAAGCCACGCACGCTGATCACCTGCGCGCGGCCGGCGACGCGCTGCGCCGCCAGGCCCGGCAGGCGCGCGAGCGATTCGGCGATGCTGACGTCGGGCAACTTGCCGATGTCTTCGGCGGAGATCGCCTCGACGATGGAGGTGGAATCGCGCTTGACCGAGATCGCGCTTTCGATGCCGCGGCGGATACCGGTCACCACCACCGTGTCCAGCTCGGTGGCTTCGGCCTGTTCATTCGTTTGTTCGGCGGGCTGTGCCGTCTGGGCGTTGACGCCGGCAGCGGTGAGCGCGATGGCAGACGCCAACGCCGCGCTCAGCAGGTTGCGCTTGAGTTGCATGTTCCCCTCTCCAAGGACGTTGTATGCGACGAACCGGGTACGTCACGCAATGCGATCGCCCGGGTCTTACACGTTGGGGCACGGGGCCCCGTAACGTGCGGCCATGGTAGTGGCGCGTGCAGCTGCACAAACCGGTCTGCATACGTATTCATGCATATTCCGCGCAGTGGCGTAACACGCGTTCCGTACGCACGGACAGGCGCGCGTATGCATGCCGCGAGAGACCGCAGCATCGTTCAGAAAGGCGCCGGGATGAGCGGCCGCGCTGTGCGGATCAGGGCCGCAGCAGGAACATCAGCGGCACTTCGATGCGGTCGCGCCAGGCAGCTTCGTTGTGGGTCGCACCGAGGTAGCGATGGCTCAGCAGATCCACGCCGGGACGGTAGCCGCGTGCGCGCATCATGCTGTCGATACGCTGCTGGTAAGGCTCGTACTGAGCGTCGATGGCTTCGGTGCCGTAGTCGAAGTAGAAGCGGTTACCGCCGGGCGCAGGCAGGTGTTGCGCCAGGTAGCCCTCGACGATGCCGCCGGCGATCGGCCAGTGCGTCGACACGCACCCGGCGCCGCCGAACACGTCCGGATACTCCAGCACCGCATACGCGGAGATCAGCCCTCCCATGCTGGAGCCCATCACCGACGTGTCTGCCGGACCGGTCAGCGTGCGGTACTGCGCATCGATGAAAGGCTTCAGTTCGGTGACGAGGAACGCGAGGTAATCGTCAGCGATGATCTCGGCCGTCGGGAACGGCGGATCACCCGGCGTGGGGATGAATGTGTCGCCGCTGATGGCCTTGCGCGGCATGTATTCCTGCAGGCGCTTGGGCGTGTTCCATACCGCCACGACGATGGCGGCACGTGCATGCCCGTCGGCGATCAGGCGCGTCATCGCTTCATCCACGCCCCAATCCACATGGGTATAGGACGTGGAAGGGTCGAACACGTTCTGCCCGTCGTGCATGTAGAGCACCGGATACCGTGTAGCGGTCGCTTCGTCGTAGCCGGGCGGCAACCAGACATCGACGTTCCTCGCGGCCACGTGACGCGAGGGGAACTGCGCATGGCGAAACAGCGTGCCGGTGACGCCCTCTCCGGTCACCGCCTGCGCGGCAGGGACGGACGGCCGCTTCTGCTGTGCGTGCGCAGTTGAGACTGAGGCGAGCAGCAGCAACGCTACGCCAAACGTTCCCAGCCGCATGTCCATCGTCGTGCCTCGTCGTTCAGTCGATGAGCGCGTAGTACACGCCCCGGGCCGGCAGCGCGAGCGTGCCATCCTGCACGATGCCGGATGGCAGGCCATGGCTGTCCACTGCACGCAGCGACATGCTTTCCGGCAGCGACCACGCGACGCGCTCTGACGACAGGTTGAACACCACCAGCATCATGCTGCCCTCCACCTCGCGCCGGAATGCGAGCACCGGCTCCGGTGCGTCCAGGAAACGGATGCTACCCACGCGCAACGCGGGCTGGCCGCGACGCCACGTGAGGAATCGTCGCACCTGATTGAGCACCGAGCCGGCATCCGCTTCCTGCGTGGCGACGCTGATCGCACGGTGTTCGGCGGGAATCGGCAACCACGGATCTCCACTGCTGAATCCCGCCTGCCCGTCGTCCTGCCACGGCATCGGCGTACGGCACCCGTCGCGGCCCTTGAAGTTCGGCCAGAACGTCTTGCCGTAAGGGTCCTGCAGCGCTTCGTAGGGCACGTCGGCCTCGGGCAGGCCCAGCTCCTCGCCTTGGTACAGGCAGACCGATCCGCGCAGCGAGCACACCAGCGCCACTAGCTGTGCCGCCAGGGCCGGCGATGCATCGCCGCGACCCCAACGTGTCACGGCGCGCTGCACGTCGTGGTTCGAGATCGCCCAGCAGGGCCAACCTTCTACCATCGCCGCTTCCAGGCGCTCCACGGTGTCGCGGATATAGGTCGCCGTGCCGTCATCGGTCAGCAGCTCGAAGCTGTAGCCCATGTGCAGGCGCTGGTCGGTGACGTACTCGGCGGTGGTCGCGAGCGAATCCTCGGAAGAGATTTCGCCCAGAGCGCCGGCGTCCGGATACTGATCCAGCAGTTCGCGCAAACGCTCGAGGAACCCGATGTTCTCCGGCTGCGTGTTGTTGTGGTAGTGGTACTGGTATGCATACGGATTGTCGGGGCTGAAGCCGCGCCCCACCCGCTTTTCCTTAGGCTTGGGCGGGTTGTCGCGCAGCTGCGCATCGTGGAAGCAGAAGTTGATCGCATCCAGCCGCAGGCCATCGACGCCCTTGTCCAACCAGAACTTCACGTTGTCCAGCGTGGCGTCCTGCACGGCCGGGTTGTGGAAGTTGAGGTCCGGCTGGCTGGCCAGGAAGTTGTGCAGGTAGTACTGCTCGCGACGCGGCTCCCAACGCCAGGCCACGCCACCGAACAGCGACATCCAGTTGTTGGGCGGCGTGCCGTCTTCCTTCGGATCCGCCCAGACGTACCAGTCGGCCTTCGGATTGTCGCGGCTCTCGCGGCTCTCCTTGAACCAGGCATGGTCCACCGAGCAATGGCTCAGCACCTGGTCGATCATGACCTTGATGCCCAGCGAATGCGCTTTGGCCAGCAGGCGGTCGAAG comes from the Pseudoxanthomonas sp. YR558 genome and includes:
- the rnd gene encoding ribonuclease D; translated protein: MPHWIDTPAALDAHLQRRPARIGLDTEFVRERTFWPQLALVQIALDDDVLLVDPLARGMTEALRPWLADPSITKVMHSASEDLVAFKVACGVLPAPLFDTQIAAALAGVAAGIGYQKLVERVTGVVLPKGETRSDWLRRPLSESQLHYAADDVRYLFAVHDALRTELVSADRLGWLEEDCARFVENAAHDEGERWPHLSMRSAQFLDAHAQRRLVRLLRWREVQARASDKPRSWILDNELAVGLARTPPIDKPALLRFFDTQPKAPRKLADAIWQALDTPLDDEADMPVARNATDGDKARLKRLQDAVAQRSSELGLPDGVLASRRYLESLLDSGQWPSALSGWRRRELEPVLAPVLDGTDLAQPTAAG
- a CDS encoding TonB-dependent receptor; amino-acid sequence: MQLKRNLLSAALASAIALTAAGVNAQTAQPAEQTNEQAEATELDTVVVTGIRRGIESAISVKRDSTSIVEAISAEDIGKLPDVSIAESLARLPGLAAQRVAGRAQVISVRGLSPDFSTTLLNGREMVSTGDNRSVEFDQYPSELVSGVTVYKTPDAGLVGQGLSGTVDMQTVRPLSFDAPVGAVGIRGQRNSLGNAADASAYGERINASYITQNEARTFGFSIGYSHATTPIQENQVGLYEPWQAIGDNWRPGVPAGTYYSDGIKALRRTGETKRDGVMATFQFRPSNAWTSTLDVFHSEAEQVSTANQFEVHIGDYNGNYGRLDVDNPIINGNNTFTGGTANNVYPLVRGMYNYREDEINAFGWNNEFNAGSVRVVADVSWSKTKRDEISLENNTQRLPAPQLDSVGLTFRSGGFSQINPGFDYSDPSQLFLANTIYGSGYGKTPKVEDELKGVKLMASFPLPEALGWFSDLDVGLNYADREKTKRQPEGNINLGAQGITLIASDLQYGLVDLRFAGIGYIPSWNVPAAVARYMTFNPVDNLSYLIPKAWDVNEKISTGFARANIDTEWGSVPVRGNIGVQVQHVDQSSKSRYWDSTQPAGSNVQPVERGKTYTEVLPSLNLAFSLPAEQTIRVGLAEQVARPRVDELRASLEFGVNTATGEPGGSGGNPELEPWRAYAFDLSYEKYFGTKAYVAASFFYKDLRTYIYTESRDGFDFSDFLVDYVPGPGEPPTQSTGRFTAPYNGKGGTLKGLELTASLPLDLFTDTLEGFGVVASAGFNDSDITIPPPPGSTNSVGSQNIMLPGLSERTYNLTVYYERNGFEARVSQRKRSDFIGEIGNFDGDRTLRYVVGEDLTDAQVSYSFPEGHALGGLSFLFQVSNLTDEAYQTYAGTKDRPLEYVEWGRTYLLGVNYKF
- a CDS encoding alpha/beta hydrolase-fold protein; this encodes MDMRLGTFGVALLLLASVSTAHAQQKRPSVPAAQAVTGEGVTGTLFRHAQFPSRHVAARNVDVWLPPGYDEATATRYPVLYMHDGQNVFDPSTSYTHVDWGVDEAMTRLIADGHARAAIVVAVWNTPKRLQEYMPRKAISGDTFIPTPGDPPFPTAEIIADDYLAFLVTELKPFIDAQYRTLTGPADTSVMGSSMGGLISAYAVLEYPDVFGGAGCVSTHWPIAGGIVEGYLAQHLPAPGGNRFYFDYGTEAIDAQYEPYQQRIDSMMRARGYRPGVDLLSHRYLGATHNEAAWRDRIEVPLMFLLRP
- a CDS encoding alpha-glucosidase family protein encodes the protein MTKNNWWRGAVIYQIYPRSFLDTNGDGVGDLPGIVEKLDYIAGLGVDAIWISPFFKSPMADFGYDIADYRDVDPLFGTLSDFDRLLAKAHSLGIKVMIDQVLSHCSVDHAWFKESRESRDNPKADWYVWADPKEDGTPPNNWMSLFGGVAWRWEPRREQYYLHNFLASQPDLNFHNPAVQDATLDNVKFWLDKGVDGLRLDAINFCFHDAQLRDNPPKPKEKRVGRGFSPDNPYAYQYHYHNNTQPENIGFLERLRELLDQYPDAGALGEISSEDSLATTAEYVTDQRLHMGYSFELLTDDGTATYIRDTVERLEAAMVEGWPCWAISNHDVQRAVTRWGRGDASPALAAQLVALVCSLRGSVCLYQGEELGLPEADVPYEALQDPYGKTFWPNFKGRDGCRTPMPWQDDGQAGFSSGDPWLPIPAEHRAISVATQEADAGSVLNQVRRFLTWRRGQPALRVGSIRFLDAPEPVLAFRREVEGSMMLVVFNLSSERVAWSLPESMSLRAVDSHGLPSGIVQDGTLALPARGVYYALID